Proteins from a single region of Geothrix sp. PMB-07:
- a CDS encoding cupin domain-containing protein: MASRILRLGVISLALAGLGAFAQEAPRHSFTFAGKRPSYDRKEVVSDIALSSVQSEGRFSILDEIWHSDFVVPPHFHATHTEVFYILGGSVEWTVNGETHVMKTGDMVYIPPRSIHAVKVVGGKDAHMLMLYEAGGYEEHILREQAYTEEQMKDPKLKAELRKLNDFNPVTKTK; this comes from the coding sequence ATGGCATCCCGAATCCTTCGCCTCGGTGTGATCTCCCTGGCCCTCGCCGGTCTCGGCGCCTTCGCCCAGGAGGCCCCGCGCCACAGCTTCACCTTCGCCGGCAAGCGGCCCTCCTACGACCGCAAGGAAGTGGTGTCGGACATCGCCCTGTCCTCCGTGCAGTCCGAGGGCCGCTTCTCCATCCTCGATGAGATCTGGCACTCCGACTTCGTGGTTCCGCCGCACTTCCACGCCACCCATACCGAAGTGTTCTACATCCTCGGCGGTTCCGTGGAGTGGACCGTGAACGGCGAAACCCACGTGATGAAGACGGGCGACATGGTCTACATCCCGCCCCGCTCCATCCATGCGGTCAAGGTGGTGGGCGGCAAGGACGCCCACATGCTCATGCTCTACGAGGCGGGCGGCTACGAAGAGCACATCCTCCGCGAACAGGCCTACACCGAAGAACAGATGAAGGACCCCAAGCTCAAGGCGGAACTGCGCAAGCTGAACGACTTCAATCCGGTGACCAAAACAAAGTAG
- a CDS encoding metallophosphoesterase, translating to MKPWILPYFCAVLALLAVGLPLKTRLDAPRFGSPAIVPAGKAFEVSFATSLPFVPWRTAAAALERQWGLRLEQGGRRILSHRQTGNQHWITLADPTPVAGALRLPLDGLEHWSEGAVPDRMVLVHVADFPSTGKEAMLERFVDEMAILKPHAILASGDLAYDSSAKWYAFLVSQFRRLEALGIPVIACPGNHERGGWARYLNTFGINTTHRVNLGPFAILSLDSAHGRDRLTPSQFQWFRGQLDDLEGRVPLIQLHHPVFPPGPAIHGDGEKSGGPLFGYREGLVKLCLDRQVPIVLTGHWHQDAVFDAAGRFRDDTPDFPGTKFVVTTALGDALRRVTRWPLRYHGYRILITEKGRLVRYTQDLPGQPSPTPIASTPSGTWLQGGRP from the coding sequence ATGAAACCGTGGATCCTCCCCTATTTCTGCGCCGTCCTGGCTTTGCTGGCGGTGGGCCTGCCCCTGAAAACGCGCCTGGACGCGCCTCGCTTCGGCTCACCGGCCATCGTGCCCGCAGGCAAGGCCTTTGAGGTGTCCTTCGCCACCAGCCTTCCTTTCGTCCCCTGGCGCACCGCCGCAGCGGCCCTGGAGCGGCAGTGGGGCCTGCGGCTGGAGCAGGGCGGACGCCGCATCCTCAGCCACCGCCAGACGGGAAACCAGCACTGGATCACCCTGGCGGATCCCACCCCAGTTGCGGGCGCGCTGCGGCTGCCCTTGGATGGGCTGGAGCACTGGAGCGAAGGGGCAGTTCCGGATCGCATGGTCCTGGTGCATGTGGCGGATTTCCCCAGCACGGGGAAGGAGGCCATGCTCGAGCGCTTCGTGGATGAGATGGCCATCCTGAAACCCCATGCGATCCTGGCTTCCGGTGACCTGGCCTATGATTCCAGCGCCAAGTGGTACGCCTTCCTGGTGAGTCAATTCCGGCGTCTGGAGGCCCTGGGCATTCCGGTGATCGCCTGTCCTGGCAACCACGAGCGGGGCGGTTGGGCACGCTACCTGAACACCTTCGGCATCAACACCACCCATCGCGTCAACCTCGGACCCTTCGCCATCCTCAGTCTGGATTCGGCCCACGGCCGCGACCGCCTGACGCCAAGCCAGTTCCAGTGGTTCCGCGGGCAGCTGGATGATCTGGAGGGCCGGGTGCCCCTGATCCAGCTGCACCATCCCGTTTTCCCGCCCGGGCCTGCCATTCATGGGGATGGCGAGAAGAGCGGAGGGCCCCTGTTCGGCTACCGAGAGGGTCTCGTCAAGCTCTGCTTGGACCGCCAGGTGCCCATCGTGCTCACCGGGCACTGGCATCAGGATGCGGTGTTCGACGCCGCGGGCCGATTCCGCGATGACACACCGGATTTCCCGGGTACGAAATTCGTGGTGACCACAGCCTTGGGTGATGCCTTGCGCCGCGTGACCCGCTGGCCCCTGCGCTACCACGGCTACCGGATTCTGATCACCGAGAAGGGGAGGCTCGTCCGCTACACGCAGGACCTGCCGGGCCAACCCAGCCCCACCCCCATCGCCAGCACGCCCTCGGGCACCTGGCTTCAGGGAGGTCGCCCATGA
- a CDS encoding LTA synthase family protein, with product MDRSAPNRSKLLSMVLLLMALAVVFNLARLGFLTGFEGLRGLKDPDTWRGLYLGLKFDLRLAAILVMPTWLLLGNGQAAPAVAPWRKALAPWLLILALACYVTLVLVAMVDDRAAQPFLLGFLVLVPAYRFGTPGHGLAQRSGRWIWGSFATALIVTLIFAYMVDAGSYGYIHTRLNGTLLMFLENARTSLRMMWESYPFGRLALALILLTLASLWGLRRLVRGLRGLELAPWARRTVNVAFTFLLIALMWAKWSAYPLRWSEAFEAKSSFHAHLALNPVLFFLETRRDMDGGFDLAQVKATQPDLAAYFGIPVETDDQGLPSLRRHQEPRPLVQGRPNIVLIQLESLAGFKTGILGNPLKPTPYLDGLAARGIFFDRFYVAMENTSRSMFATLFGIPDVSSVENATRNPLLLDQHSALSAFGDYRKSYFLGGSANWAQMRGILKNNFKDLKLYEEGFFKAPRVDVWGVCDADLLLEAQGVLEKESAPYWAYIQTSGNHPPFTIPGHLKDFQVEKRNRDELERAGFVDNEEYNAVRLMDYSLRKFFERAEKSPAFANTIYVLWADHGIPRGMTDQRFGDLALGIHHIPCVIYAPGLLKPQRVSTVGTQMDLLPTLVSLMGRPLEHQTLGKDLLNPAWNGQAAAFTFTTFRRPARVGLLQGDWYVNVEPNGVSRLYRLDEAVPRDHGAEEPVRAQAMTRLGKGFHQWSKFLLSHNKPIARRP from the coding sequence ATGGATCGCAGTGCGCCGAACCGCTCCAAACTCTTGTCCATGGTGCTGCTGCTCATGGCCCTGGCCGTGGTCTTCAACCTGGCCCGTCTTGGCTTCCTGACTGGCTTCGAGGGGCTGCGTGGCCTGAAAGATCCTGATACCTGGCGTGGGCTCTACCTGGGGCTGAAGTTCGATCTGCGGTTGGCCGCCATCCTGGTGATGCCGACTTGGCTGCTGTTGGGCAACGGCCAGGCCGCCCCGGCTGTGGCGCCATGGCGGAAGGCCCTGGCGCCCTGGCTGCTGATTCTCGCCCTGGCTTGCTACGTGACCCTGGTGCTGGTGGCCATGGTGGATGACCGCGCCGCCCAGCCCTTCCTGCTCGGGTTCCTGGTCCTGGTGCCCGCCTACCGCTTTGGAACGCCAGGCCACGGGCTCGCCCAGCGCAGCGGACGCTGGATCTGGGGCAGCTTCGCCACGGCCCTGATCGTCACGCTGATCTTCGCCTACATGGTGGATGCGGGCAGCTATGGCTACATTCATACACGGCTCAATGGCACCCTGCTGATGTTCCTGGAGAATGCCCGGACCAGCTTGCGCATGATGTGGGAGAGCTATCCCTTCGGCCGCCTGGCCCTGGCGCTGATTCTGCTCACCCTGGCCTCTCTGTGGGGACTCCGCCGTCTGGTCCGCGGCCTGCGTGGGCTCGAGCTTGCGCCCTGGGCGCGGCGGACCGTGAATGTTGCGTTTACGTTCCTGCTCATTGCCCTCATGTGGGCCAAGTGGAGCGCCTATCCGCTGCGCTGGTCGGAAGCGTTTGAAGCGAAATCCAGCTTCCATGCGCATCTGGCCCTGAACCCTGTCCTGTTTTTCCTGGAAACCCGGCGGGACATGGATGGCGGCTTCGACTTGGCGCAGGTGAAGGCCACGCAGCCCGATCTGGCGGCCTATTTCGGCATTCCCGTCGAAACCGACGACCAGGGCCTGCCCAGCCTGCGTCGCCATCAGGAGCCACGCCCCCTGGTCCAGGGTCGGCCCAACATCGTGCTCATCCAGTTGGAAAGCCTGGCTGGCTTCAAGACCGGCATCCTGGGCAATCCCCTGAAGCCCACGCCCTACCTGGATGGCCTGGCGGCGCGGGGCATCTTCTTCGACCGCTTCTACGTGGCCATGGAGAACACCAGCCGCTCCATGTTTGCCACGCTGTTCGGCATTCCGGATGTGAGCTCTGTGGAGAATGCCACTCGCAACCCGCTGCTGCTGGATCAGCACTCGGCCCTGAGCGCCTTTGGCGATTACCGGAAATCCTACTTCCTGGGCGGCAGCGCCAACTGGGCCCAGATGCGCGGCATCCTCAAGAACAATTTCAAGGATCTGAAGCTGTACGAAGAGGGCTTCTTCAAGGCCCCCAGGGTGGATGTGTGGGGCGTCTGCGATGCCGATCTCCTGCTGGAAGCGCAGGGCGTGCTGGAAAAGGAAAGCGCGCCTTATTGGGCCTACATCCAGACCAGCGGCAACCATCCGCCCTTCACCATTCCAGGCCACCTGAAGGATTTCCAGGTGGAGAAGCGGAACCGCGATGAACTCGAGCGGGCGGGCTTCGTCGACAACGAGGAATACAACGCCGTGCGGCTCATGGACTACAGCCTGCGGAAGTTCTTCGAGCGCGCGGAAAAGAGCCCCGCCTTCGCCAACACCATCTACGTGCTCTGGGCGGATCACGGCATTCCCCGCGGCATGACCGACCAGCGCTTCGGCGACCTGGCCCTGGGCATCCACCACATCCCCTGCGTCATCTACGCGCCTGGCCTGCTGAAACCCCAGCGGGTCTCCACCGTGGGCACGCAGATGGACTTGCTGCCCACCTTGGTTTCGCTGATGGGGCGGCCCTTGGAACACCAGACCCTCGGCAAGGATCTCCTGAATCCAGCCTGGAATGGCCAGGCGGCGGCCTTCACCTTTACCACGTTCCGGCGCCCGGCCCGGGTGGGGCTGCTCCAGGGCGATTGGTATGTGAATGTGGAACCCAATGGCGTGTCCCGCCTCTATCGGCTGGATGAAGCCGTTCCGCGGGATCATGGTGCGGAGGAGCCGGTGCGCGCCCAGGCCATGACCCGGCTGGGCAAGGGCTTTCACCAGTGGTCGAAATTCCTGCTTTCCCACAACAAGCCCATCGCGAGGCGGCCATGA
- a CDS encoding CofH family radical SAM protein produces MITAASSEAILEEVLQGRRITASEALCLLEQADLPDLAVAATAVRDRHNDPARVSYVIDRNVNYTDVCNVYCTFCAFYHKPGDSRGYVLTKEQLKQKAEETQAIGGTGFLLQGGVNPDLPWDYYLDLVRYLHHDLGIWVHGFSPVEIQMMAKLSGQTLRKTIADLRDAGLGSIPGGGAEILVDRIRKKIAPLKGGREKWLEVMEAAHEEGVKTTGTMMFGITETLAERIDHFEALRNQQDRALARQNGGGYTAFAAWPFQSGHTPWEGKVPKPTDVEYLRTIAVARIFLDNFSHIQSSWVTMGRKTGQLALHYGCDDMGSLMLEENVVSAAGTCYSVNKDEMTRMITAAGYEPWQRDNIYGKVQP; encoded by the coding sequence ATGATCACAGCCGCCTCCTCCGAGGCGATCCTGGAGGAGGTGCTCCAGGGACGCCGCATCACCGCTTCGGAAGCTCTGTGCCTTTTGGAACAGGCGGACCTGCCCGATCTGGCCGTGGCTGCCACCGCCGTGCGCGACCGGCACAATGACCCTGCCCGGGTGAGCTATGTCATCGACCGCAACGTCAACTACACCGACGTCTGCAACGTCTATTGCACCTTCTGCGCCTTCTATCACAAGCCCGGTGACAGCCGCGGCTACGTGCTGACAAAGGAGCAGCTGAAGCAGAAAGCCGAAGAAACGCAGGCCATCGGCGGCACGGGCTTCCTGCTGCAGGGCGGGGTGAATCCTGATCTGCCCTGGGACTACTACCTGGATCTGGTGCGCTACCTTCATCACGATCTGGGCATCTGGGTGCACGGCTTCTCGCCTGTGGAGATCCAGATGATGGCCAAGCTCAGCGGCCAGACCCTTCGCAAGACCATCGCGGATCTGCGTGACGCGGGCCTGGGCTCCATTCCCGGCGGCGGTGCCGAAATTCTGGTGGATCGCATCCGCAAGAAGATCGCGCCCCTCAAAGGCGGCCGCGAGAAGTGGCTGGAAGTGATGGAGGCCGCCCACGAAGAAGGTGTGAAAACCACGGGCACCATGATGTTTGGCATCACGGAGACGTTGGCGGAACGCATCGACCATTTCGAGGCGCTCCGCAACCAGCAGGACCGTGCCCTGGCGCGGCAGAACGGCGGCGGCTATACGGCGTTTGCCGCCTGGCCCTTCCAGAGCGGCCACACGCCCTGGGAAGGCAAGGTGCCCAAGCCCACCGATGTGGAATACCTGCGCACCATCGCGGTGGCCCGCATCTTCCTCGACAACTTCTCACACATCCAGAGCAGCTGGGTGACCATGGGCCGCAAGACCGGGCAGCTGGCCCTTCACTACGGCTGCGACGACATGGGCAGCCTCATGCTGGAAGAGAATGTCGTCAGCGCCGCAGGCACCTGCTACAGCGTGAACAAGGACGAAATGACCCGCATGATCACCGCCGCCGGGTACGAACCCTGGCAGCGCGACAACATCTACGGCAAAGTCCAACCCTAG
- the hpf gene encoding ribosome hibernation-promoting factor, HPF/YfiA family, with translation MKVNFTGRHMELTEPLKQFTKERLDKMATYLDDIIDVHVTLSVEKHRHEAEITLKTRASAFVASATTDDMYGSITQAVDKLEAQAHKHQDKRTTRPHDSAKAGAVEE, from the coding sequence ATGAAGGTCAATTTTACCGGCCGCCACATGGAGCTCACCGAGCCCCTGAAGCAGTTCACCAAGGAGCGGCTGGACAAGATGGCCACGTACCTGGATGACATCATCGATGTCCACGTCACCCTGAGCGTGGAGAAGCACCGTCACGAGGCGGAAATCACCCTGAAGACCCGGGCCAGCGCCTTCGTGGCCTCGGCGACCACCGACGACATGTACGGCAGCATCACTCAGGCTGTGGACAAGCTCGAGGCCCAGGCCCACAAGCACCAGGACAAGCGCACCACCCGCCCCCACGACAGTGCCAAGGCCGGCGCGGTCGAGGAATAG
- the rpoN gene encoding RNA polymerase factor sigma-54 — protein sequence MAAGPFLSQRLAQSQTLALTPAMQLKLKLWQMNLQELSQTIERELEDNPLLELADDSDEVPTLEAIEEGRDSDVTEGSAEQMADGVELPEGVDTVDLGPLLDAAEEMNPEGDLERFTEEGVAQVQETELGAENSWDQDLPRTSNLPEEDRLSWEDRLSAFESLQDHLLGQLYETLEHEDPRAPLVERLIDRMDPKGFLRLDPDQPSLEATPALLAADLGVSEEALRAALDVLQEFDPSGVGCFSVQECLLLQLRHAGAEPDDLAVRIIQDFCDLLSQRDSARLRKALGCTDEDLNQAMEQLKHLNPSPGRAFDPEGERVVKPDVVVLKGEDGNWKVYLNDEGLPRLKVNGEYPRFMASSEAKTDKDFIRERFRSARDFIRGVEDRNRTVLRVSAQIVELQKEFIEHGIERLRPMVLRDVAEATGFHESTISRVVKAKTIHTPQGLFDLNYFFSARPKDSDVSATVVKHRIKAFVQAEDPAKPLSDEAIAGLLERDGIKVARRTVNKYREELKIPPASQRRRR from the coding sequence ATGGCAGCCGGACCCTTCCTTTCCCAGCGCCTGGCCCAGAGCCAGACCTTGGCGTTGACGCCGGCCATGCAGCTGAAGCTGAAGCTCTGGCAGATGAACCTGCAGGAACTGTCGCAAACCATCGAGCGTGAACTGGAAGACAACCCGCTGCTGGAACTGGCCGACGACAGTGACGAGGTGCCCACCCTGGAAGCCATCGAAGAGGGGCGCGATTCAGATGTGACTGAAGGCTCCGCCGAGCAGATGGCCGATGGTGTGGAACTGCCGGAAGGGGTGGATACCGTCGATCTGGGTCCCCTCCTTGATGCCGCCGAGGAAATGAACCCCGAGGGCGACCTGGAGCGGTTCACGGAAGAGGGCGTGGCCCAGGTGCAGGAGACCGAACTGGGTGCTGAAAACAGCTGGGATCAGGACCTGCCCCGCACCAGCAACCTGCCCGAGGAGGATCGCCTCTCCTGGGAGGACCGGCTCAGCGCCTTTGAATCCCTGCAGGACCACCTGCTGGGCCAGCTCTACGAAACCCTGGAGCATGAGGACCCCCGGGCGCCCCTGGTGGAACGCCTCATTGATCGCATGGATCCGAAGGGCTTCCTGCGCCTGGACCCCGATCAGCCCTCGCTGGAAGCCACTCCGGCCCTGCTGGCCGCCGATCTCGGCGTCAGCGAAGAGGCGCTGCGCGCGGCCCTGGATGTCCTCCAGGAATTCGATCCTTCCGGTGTGGGCTGCTTCTCGGTGCAGGAATGCCTCCTGCTCCAGCTGCGACATGCAGGGGCGGAGCCTGACGATCTCGCTGTGCGCATCATCCAGGATTTCTGCGACCTGCTCTCCCAGCGGGACAGCGCGCGGCTGCGCAAGGCCCTGGGCTGCACCGATGAAGATTTGAACCAGGCCATGGAGCAGCTCAAGCACCTCAACCCTTCGCCGGGACGCGCCTTCGATCCAGAGGGTGAGCGGGTGGTGAAACCCGATGTGGTGGTGCTCAAGGGTGAAGATGGCAACTGGAAGGTCTATCTCAACGATGAAGGCCTGCCCCGCCTGAAGGTCAATGGGGAATACCCTCGCTTCATGGCCTCCAGCGAGGCCAAGACCGACAAGGATTTCATCCGCGAGCGCTTCCGCAGCGCCCGGGATTTCATCCGCGGCGTGGAGGACCGCAACCGGACGGTGCTGCGCGTGTCCGCTCAGATCGTCGAACTTCAGAAGGAGTTCATCGAGCATGGCATCGAGCGGCTGCGGCCCATGGTGCTGCGCGATGTGGCCGAGGCCACGGGCTTCCACGAGAGCACCATCAGCCGGGTGGTGAAAGCCAAAACCATCCACACGCCGCAGGGGCTCTTCGACCTGAACTATTTCTTTTCGGCCCGGCCCAAGGATTCCGATGTCTCGGCCACGGTGGTGAAGCACCGCATCAAGGCCTTCGTGCAGGCGGAGGATCCGGCCAAGCCCTTGTCCGACGAAGCCATCGCCGGGCTGCTGGAGCGGGATGGCATCAAGGTGGCCCGCCGCACCGTGAACAAGTACCGGGAGGAGTTGAAGATTCCTCCAGCTTCCCAGCGCCGACGCCGATAA
- the lptB gene encoding LPS export ABC transporter ATP-binding protein translates to MTEPTPCLEAVNLQKRYGDRTVVRDVSLAVGMGEVVGLLGPNGAGKTTTFYMVVGVEAPDQGSIRWLGHDVTALPMHRRARLGIGYLAQESSVFRGLTVWENLMALGELQPIPKAEQIERCERLLGEFHLGKVRDTLGMSLSGGERRRCELARALVTEPRIMLLDEPFAGVDPKSVLEIQSLIADLKARGIGVLITDHNVRETLQIADRAYILADGMIMKHGLPSEIAEDPDIRRVYLGDKFRLD, encoded by the coding sequence ATGACAGAGCCCACCCCCTGCCTAGAGGCCGTGAACCTCCAGAAGCGCTATGGCGACCGCACCGTGGTGCGGGACGTCAGCCTCGCCGTGGGCATGGGCGAAGTGGTGGGTCTGCTGGGGCCCAACGGTGCGGGCAAGACCACGACCTTCTACATGGTGGTGGGGGTGGAAGCCCCCGACCAGGGCAGCATCCGCTGGTTGGGGCACGATGTCACCGCCCTGCCCATGCACCGCCGGGCCCGCCTCGGTATTGGCTACTTGGCGCAGGAATCGAGCGTGTTCCGTGGGCTCACGGTCTGGGAGAACCTCATGGCCCTGGGCGAATTGCAGCCCATCCCCAAGGCCGAGCAGATCGAGCGTTGCGAGCGCCTGCTGGGGGAGTTCCACCTGGGCAAGGTGCGCGACACGCTGGGCATGAGCCTTTCCGGCGGCGAGCGCCGGCGCTGCGAACTGGCCCGGGCCTTGGTGACCGAGCCGCGCATCATGCTGCTGGATGAGCCTTTTGCCGGTGTGGACCCCAAATCCGTCCTGGAGATTCAATCCCTCATCGCCGACCTCAAGGCGCGAGGCATCGGCGTGCTCATCACCGATCACAATGTCCGGGAGACCTTGCAGATCGCCGACCGGGCCTATATCTTGGCGGACGGGATGATCATGAAACACGGCCTGCCCAGCGAGATCGCGGAAGACCCGGATATCCGCCGGGTTTACCTCGGCGATAAGTTCAGGTTGGACTGA
- a CDS encoding DHH family phosphoesterase, producing MPWRIRRSIPAGTAPWKVLAEACGLDPRLARLAWLRGVDRPEALAWRLDASWARSTDPHLLPGVDQAVARIRRAIEAHERIVVYGDYDVDGVTATALLVRTLEKLGAEVSFFIPNRFSDGYGLHLECIQELKASRDPGLLISVDCGVRSVIEVAASAELGLDWVITDHHALGAGLPPACAVVHPHLDGYSNPFLAGVGVAFKLAQALLGAVPHPVGADAAFLDGLLKLVAIGTVADVMPLVDENALLVRRGLQSLGSKNGPGLAALLRAAKKEGVPGGQDIAFGLAPRLNAVGRMGGAEDAVRLLLTRDEAEAETLMLRVEALNQERRSIQQDLAARLPEPTAEAFDLVLDPTAHKGVIGIVAGHRMRASGRPAGVCTVIDGIAHCSLRAPEGYDLGELLALAQPFILGGGGHRVAAGLSFEASRLAFVRQALQRGAMAQAQGRDLPPLLVDGAPEELPGDAELVSLEPFGQGFAPPLACLQGVVESTKVFGADHWKVRLAGLPDPITWFAGPSRPEQPVPGSRLAVAAAPQGSARWGRSWLVDAVLGEAVP from the coding sequence ATGCCGTGGCGCATCCGCCGGAGCATTCCGGCGGGAACAGCGCCCTGGAAAGTTCTGGCCGAGGCCTGCGGCCTCGATCCCAGGCTGGCCCGATTGGCCTGGCTGCGCGGCGTGGATCGGCCTGAGGCCCTGGCCTGGCGGTTGGATGCCTCGTGGGCGCGGAGCACGGACCCGCACCTGCTGCCGGGTGTGGATCAGGCTGTGGCGCGCATCCGCCGCGCCATCGAGGCCCATGAGCGCATCGTGGTGTACGGCGACTACGACGTGGATGGTGTTACCGCCACCGCGCTGCTGGTGCGCACGCTCGAAAAACTCGGAGCGGAGGTCTCCTTCTTCATTCCCAATCGGTTCTCGGATGGCTATGGCCTGCATCTGGAGTGCATCCAGGAGTTGAAAGCCAGCCGCGATCCCGGCCTGCTCATCTCCGTGGATTGCGGCGTGCGCAGCGTGATCGAGGTGGCCGCCAGCGCGGAGCTGGGCCTTGATTGGGTGATCACGGACCACCATGCCCTGGGCGCGGGATTGCCGCCGGCCTGCGCTGTGGTGCATCCCCACCTCGATGGGTATTCCAATCCCTTCCTGGCTGGCGTGGGTGTGGCGTTCAAGCTGGCCCAGGCTCTCTTGGGCGCCGTTCCCCATCCGGTGGGGGCGGACGCGGCCTTTCTGGATGGCCTGCTCAAGCTGGTGGCCATCGGCACCGTGGCCGATGTCATGCCCCTGGTGGATGAGAACGCCCTCCTGGTGCGGCGTGGGTTGCAGTCGCTGGGCAGCAAGAACGGGCCCGGTCTGGCCGCCCTGCTGCGGGCTGCGAAAAAGGAAGGCGTTCCAGGGGGTCAGGACATCGCCTTCGGCCTCGCGCCCCGGCTCAACGCCGTGGGCCGCATGGGGGGCGCGGAGGATGCCGTGCGCCTGCTGCTCACCCGGGACGAGGCAGAAGCGGAGACGCTGATGCTCCGTGTGGAAGCCCTCAATCAGGAACGCCGCAGCATCCAGCAGGATCTGGCCGCGCGGTTGCCGGAACCCACCGCCGAAGCCTTCGACCTGGTGCTGGATCCCACCGCCCACAAGGGTGTCATCGGCATCGTGGCGGGCCACCGCATGCGCGCCAGCGGCCGACCTGCCGGGGTCTGCACGGTCATCGATGGCATCGCCCACTGCAGCCTGCGGGCGCCGGAAGGCTACGACCTCGGCGAACTGCTGGCCCTGGCCCAGCCCTTCATCCTGGGCGGGGGCGGCCATCGTGTGGCCGCGGGACTCAGCTTCGAGGCGTCTCGGTTGGCCTTCGTGCGCCAGGCCCTGCAACGCGGGGCCATGGCCCAGGCCCAAGGCCGTGACCTGCCGCCGCTGCTGGTGGATGGCGCTCCGGAAGAACTGCCAGGAGACGCCGAGCTGGTCTCACTGGAGCCCTTTGGGCAGGGCTTCGCGCCACCCCTGGCCTGCCTGCAGGGAGTGGTTGAATCCACCAAGGTCTTCGGGGCGGATCACTGGAAGGTGCGCCTGGCAGGGCTTCCCGATCCCATCACCTGGTTCGCGGGGCCGTCGCGACCCGAACAGCCCGTCCCAGGATCGAGGCTGGCCGTGGCCGCCGCGCCCCAGGGGAGTGCTCGCTGGGGCCGCTCCTGGCTGGTGGATGCGGTGCTTGGCGAGGCGGTCCCATGA
- a CDS encoding acetyl-CoA carboxylase carboxyltransferase subunit alpha, protein MDLSQLEKPVLELEAQIRAMEMDPSQNKEREKLEKKLDKLKAELFSHLTDWQRAQLARHPKRPYTLDYLERLCERFEELHGDRRFGDDAAIVGGLGWIEGNPVMIIGQQKGRDTKQKILRNFGMPKPEGYRKALRLMKLAEKFQRPILCLIDTPGAYPGVDAEERGQAEAIARNLLEMAKLEVPVVAVVIGEGGSGGALALGVADRVLMMENAIYSVISPEGCASILWKDSSQAPKAAAALKLTAPHLLELGVIDGIVKEPLGGAHADFDAAAASLKEAIIDAFSELSELSAEQLVEERYQKFARMGSVS, encoded by the coding sequence ATGGATCTCTCCCAGCTGGAAAAGCCGGTGCTTGAGCTGGAGGCCCAGATTCGGGCCATGGAGATGGATCCCTCCCAGAACAAGGAGCGGGAGAAGCTGGAAAAGAAGCTCGACAAGCTGAAGGCGGAACTCTTCTCGCACCTCACGGATTGGCAGCGGGCCCAGCTGGCACGCCATCCGAAGCGGCCGTACACCCTGGACTACCTGGAACGGCTTTGCGAGCGCTTCGAGGAATTGCACGGCGACCGCCGTTTCGGCGACGACGCAGCCATCGTGGGCGGCTTGGGCTGGATCGAGGGCAACCCAGTCATGATCATCGGCCAGCAGAAGGGCCGCGACACCAAGCAGAAGATCCTGCGCAACTTCGGCATGCCCAAGCCCGAAGGCTACCGCAAGGCCCTGCGTCTCATGAAGCTGGCGGAGAAATTCCAGCGCCCCATCCTCTGCCTCATCGACACGCCCGGCGCCTATCCCGGCGTGGATGCGGAAGAGCGCGGCCAGGCCGAGGCCATCGCCCGCAACCTGCTGGAGATGGCCAAGCTGGAAGTGCCCGTGGTGGCGGTGGTCATCGGCGAAGGCGGCAGTGGCGGGGCCCTGGCTCTGGGCGTGGCCGACCGCGTGCTCATGATGGAGAACGCCATCTACTCGGTGATCTCGCCCGAAGGCTGCGCGTCCATCCTCTGGAAAGATTCCAGCCAGGCGCCAAAAGCCGCCGCAGCCTTGAAGCTCACGGCTCCGCACCTGCTGGAGCTGGGGGTCATCGATGGCATCGTGAAAGAGCCCCTGGGCGGCGCCCATGCGGACTTCGACGCTGCCGCGGCCTCGCTGAAGGAGGCCATCATCGACGCCTTCTCAGAACTCTCTGAGCTCTCTGCCGAGCAGCTGGTGGAGGAGCGCTACCAGAAATTCGCCCGCATGGGCAGCGTGAGCTGA